Proteins encoded together in one Miscanthus floridulus cultivar M001 chromosome 16, ASM1932011v1, whole genome shotgun sequence window:
- the LOC136512464 gene encoding large ribosomal subunit protein uL10c-like, protein MTSVRSSAASLAPSIRGAAELVRQEALRRELDGCQLLAGIWCHGFTVAQLRSIRASLPPTARLVVTKNSDMAAAVAGTRWEALRPCARGMNAWLFVRSDEIPPALKPYRDFQKEWKLQLNDFTGAVYEGRLYGPDDFAQLEAMPTRVQSYQYLLGCLQMPAVNVLAVLRARQEALAADADKPPAEGEAAAAAPAAAEEK, encoded by the coding sequence atgacgtCCGTGCGCAGCTCCGCCGCGTCGCTAGCCCCGTCGATCCGCGGGGCAGCGGAGCTGGTCCGCCAGGAGGCGCTCCGGCGCGAGCTCGACGGGTGCCAGCTGCTGGCGGGCATCTGGTGCCACGGGTTCACGGTGGCGCAGCTGCGGAGCATCCGCGCGTCGCTGCCCCCCACGGCACGGCTGGTGGTGACCAAGAACTCGGACATGGCGGCGGCCGTGGCGGGCACCCGGTGGGAGGCGCTCAGGCCCTGCGCGCGGGGCATGAACGCGTGGCTCTTCGTGCGCTCCGACGAGATCCCGCCCGCGCTCAAGCCCTACCGCGACTTCCAGAAGGAGTGGAAGCTGCAGCTCAACGACTTCACCGGCGCCGTCTACGAGGGCCGACTCTACGGGCCCGACGACTTCGCGCAGCTCGAGGCCATGCCCACCAGGGTGCAGTCCTACCAGTACCTCCTCGGATGCCTGCAGATGCCCGCCGTCAACGTTCTCGCCGTCCTACGAGCGCGGCAGGAGGCGCTTGCAGCGGACGCCGACAAGCCGCCCGCCGAGGGAGAGGCGGCGGCTGCGGCACCGGCGGCGGCTGAGGAGAAGTGA